From a single Micromonospora sp. WMMD1102 genomic region:
- a CDS encoding alpha/beta hydrolase yields the protein MTLCHDVDGSGPAVLLLHSSVCDRRMWDQQWLPLRDAGYQVIRCDFRGFGETPLPDQPYSEVTDVLDLLDTLGVRRVALVAASFGGRVGLEFAARWPDRVSGMALLCPGMPGHQPGPELAAFGKREDELLEAGDLAGAVELNVATWLGPETDEPTRERVRDMQRHAFQVQLAAVEDVPRLDLGEPDLGEITAPCLVVSGRHDLADFRQIAERLPGLLPNARHRELPWAGHLPSLERPAEVTALLVDFLRETLPRHETP from the coding sequence ATGACGCTCTGCCATGATGTCGACGGATCCGGCCCCGCCGTTCTCCTGCTGCACTCCTCGGTCTGTGATCGCCGGATGTGGGACCAGCAGTGGCTCCCCCTGCGCGACGCCGGATACCAGGTGATCCGCTGCGACTTCCGGGGCTTCGGCGAGACTCCGCTGCCGGACCAGCCATACTCCGAGGTCACGGACGTGCTCGACCTGCTGGACACGCTCGGCGTGCGGCGGGTGGCCCTGGTGGCGGCCTCCTTCGGCGGTCGGGTCGGGCTGGAGTTCGCCGCCCGCTGGCCGGACCGGGTGAGCGGCATGGCACTGCTCTGTCCCGGCATGCCGGGACACCAGCCGGGCCCGGAGCTGGCGGCTTTCGGCAAGCGCGAGGACGAGTTGCTCGAGGCGGGCGACCTCGCGGGCGCCGTCGAGCTCAACGTGGCGACCTGGCTGGGGCCGGAAACCGACGAGCCGACCCGGGAACGGGTCCGAGACATGCAGCGGCACGCCTTCCAGGTGCAGCTCGCCGCCGTCGAGGACGTACCGCGTCTCGATCTCGGCGAGCCCGACCTCGGAGAGATCACCGCGCCCTGCCTCGTCGTCTCCGGCCGGCACGACCTGGCGGACTTCCGGCAGATCGCCGAACGGCTGCCCGGACTGCTGCCGAACGCCCGGCACCGCGAACTCCCCTGGGCCGGCCACCTGCCCAGCCTGGAACGACCAGCCGAGGTCACCGCCCTGCTCGTCGACTTCCTCCGCGAGACCCTGCCGCGCCACGAGACGCCCTGA
- a CDS encoding alpha/beta hydrolase, with product MPYLTVGVENSAPIDLHYEDHGAGQPVVLIHGFPLSGSAWEKQINPLLNAGYRTISYDRRGFGMSSQPAVGYDYDTFAADLSILMNELDLTDVILVGHSMGTGEVARYISNYGSARVNRAVFISPIPPFLLKTEDNPEGVDQSLFDGFMQNVITDRAKYQSSFLHDFYNLDENLGKRVSDEVVRMNWNVAVSASPIGTLASIPAWLTDFRQDLPRIDVPALIIQGDADRVLPYPVCGQRMHAAMPNSQLVTLKGAPHGIPWTHADEVNQALLDFIRTPVDALL from the coding sequence GTGCCCTATCTGACTGTCGGCGTGGAGAACTCCGCGCCCATCGATCTGCACTACGAGGATCATGGCGCCGGGCAGCCGGTGGTGCTCATCCACGGCTTTCCGCTCAGCGGGTCGGCGTGGGAGAAACAGATCAACCCGCTGCTGAACGCCGGCTACCGGACCATCAGCTACGACCGCCGAGGATTCGGCATGTCGAGCCAGCCGGCCGTGGGGTACGACTACGACACCTTCGCCGCCGACCTCAGCATCCTGATGAACGAGCTGGACCTCACCGACGTGATCCTGGTCGGGCACTCGATGGGCACCGGCGAGGTGGCGCGGTACATCTCCAACTACGGCTCCGCCAGGGTGAACCGGGCGGTCTTCATCTCGCCGATCCCGCCGTTCCTGCTGAAGACCGAGGACAACCCGGAGGGCGTCGACCAGAGCCTCTTCGACGGGTTCATGCAGAATGTGATCACCGACCGGGCAAAATACCAGTCGTCGTTCCTGCACGACTTCTACAATCTCGACGAGAACCTCGGCAAGCGGGTCAGCGACGAGGTGGTCCGGATGAACTGGAACGTGGCGGTGAGCGCCTCGCCGATCGGCACGCTGGCGTCCATTCCCGCCTGGCTCACCGATTTCCGGCAGGATCTGCCCCGGATCGACGTACCGGCGTTGATCATCCAGGGCGACGCGGACCGGGTACTGCCCTATCCGGTGTGCGGGCAGCGGATGCACGCTGCGATGCCGAACAGCCAGCTCGTCACCCTGAAGGGTGCGCCGCACGGCATCCCGTGGACCCATGCCGACGAGGTCAACCAGGCGTTGCTGGACTTCATCAGGACCCCGGTCGACGCACTGCTCTGA
- a CDS encoding ferredoxin: protein MSSTAWRVSVDPQRCIGSGICAGTAPEHFRLVDGLATPLAGTVDPADPVVDAAESCPVEAILVRDASDQRLIAPEG from the coding sequence GTGAGCAGCACCGCCTGGCGGGTCAGCGTCGACCCGCAACGCTGTATCGGCTCGGGCATCTGCGCCGGCACGGCGCCGGAGCACTTCCGGCTCGTCGACGGGCTCGCCACCCCGCTGGCCGGGACGGTCGACCCGGCCGATCCGGTGGTCGACGCGGCCGAGTCCTGCCCGGTCGAGGCGATCCTGGTCCGGGACGCGAGCGACCAGCGACTCATCGCACCCGAGGGCTGA
- a CDS encoding cytochrome P450: protein MTDSRQVTAHPYPFAAPDRLNLHPQYARLRREEPLIRVQLPFGEESWLATRHADVRVVLGDARFSRAAGVGRDQPRTMPRQPDQGMLGMDPPDHTRLRRLVAKAFTARRVELLRARAQEIADGLVDEMVKAGPPIDLVEHFATPLPIQVICELLGVPFADRDKFHTWSEAIVSTTSLPPEQIQAYLESLWGYIGELVAIRRREPIDDLLGAMVRARDENEDRLTEQELVQLAAGLLAAGHETTVTQIPNFVYVLLEHPSELARLRSDSALIPNAVEELMRYVPLGAASAFPRYATEDIELGGVLVRAGEPVLPAVGSANRDESVFADPDRLDLGREVNPHVGFGHGVHHCVGAQLARMELRVAIGTLVGRLPGLRLAVPEPEIPWKSGLLVRGPLALPVTW, encoded by the coding sequence ATGACGGACAGCCGGCAGGTGACCGCCCACCCGTACCCGTTCGCCGCCCCCGACCGGCTCAACCTCCACCCGCAGTACGCGCGGCTGCGTCGCGAGGAGCCACTGATCCGGGTGCAACTGCCGTTCGGCGAGGAGTCCTGGCTCGCCACCCGCCACGCCGACGTCCGGGTCGTACTCGGCGACGCCCGGTTCAGCCGGGCCGCCGGGGTCGGACGTGACCAGCCGCGCACCATGCCCCGGCAGCCGGACCAGGGCATGCTCGGGATGGATCCGCCGGACCACACCCGGTTGCGCCGGCTGGTGGCGAAGGCCTTCACCGCACGCCGGGTGGAGCTGCTCCGCGCCCGCGCCCAGGAGATCGCCGACGGGCTGGTCGACGAGATGGTCAAGGCCGGTCCCCCGATCGACCTGGTCGAGCACTTCGCCACCCCGTTGCCGATCCAGGTCATCTGCGAGCTGCTCGGCGTTCCGTTCGCCGATCGGGACAAGTTCCACACCTGGTCGGAGGCGATCGTCTCGACGACCTCGCTGCCTCCCGAGCAGATCCAGGCATACCTGGAGAGCCTCTGGGGCTACATCGGTGAGCTGGTGGCGATCCGGCGCCGTGAGCCGATCGACGACCTGCTCGGTGCGATGGTGCGGGCACGGGACGAGAACGAGGACCGGCTCACCGAGCAGGAGCTGGTGCAGCTCGCCGCCGGCCTGCTGGCCGCCGGGCACGAGACGACGGTGACCCAGATCCCGAACTTCGTCTACGTGCTGCTGGAGCACCCGTCCGAGCTGGCCCGGCTGCGGTCCGATTCCGCGCTGATCCCGAACGCCGTCGAGGAGCTGATGCGCTACGTACCGCTCGGGGCGGCCTCGGCCTTCCCCCGGTACGCGACGGAGGACATCGAGCTCGGCGGGGTACTCGTCCGGGCCGGCGAACCGGTGCTGCCGGCGGTCGGCTCGGCGAACCGGGACGAGTCGGTATTCGCCGACCCGGACCGGCTGGACCTGGGCCGGGAGGTCAATCCACACGTCGGCTTCGGTCACGGTGTGCACCACTGCGTCGGCGCGCAGCTCGCCCGGATGGAGTTGCGGGTGGCCATCGGTACCCTGGTCGGCCGCCTGCCCGGACTGCGGCTGGCGGTGCCGGAGCCGGAGATCCCGTGGAAGAGCGGCCTGCTGGTGCGCGGACCGCTCGCGCTGCCGGTGACCTGGTGA
- a CDS encoding response regulator transcription factor has translation MRVVIAEDLALLRDGLTRLFRAFEFEVVAAVDNGPALLPALLDHRPDVAVVDVRLPPTFTDEGLQAAIEARTRIPGLPVLILSQHVEQLYARELLADRSGAIGYLLKDRVSDVGQFVDAVRRVAAGGTVMDPEVIAELLTNRSGKEPLHALTAREREVLGLMAEGRSNAAIAGRLFVTEKAVSKHINNIFSKLGIAPSEDDNRRVLAVLAYLNA, from the coding sequence GTGCGAGTTGTCATCGCCGAGGACCTCGCCCTGCTCAGGGACGGCCTGACCCGGCTGTTCCGGGCGTTCGAGTTCGAGGTCGTCGCCGCGGTCGACAACGGGCCGGCGCTGCTGCCGGCCCTGCTCGACCACCGGCCCGACGTGGCGGTGGTGGACGTACGCCTGCCGCCGACCTTCACCGACGAGGGACTCCAGGCGGCGATCGAGGCCCGTACCCGGATTCCGGGTCTGCCGGTGCTGATCCTCTCCCAGCACGTGGAGCAGCTCTACGCCCGGGAGCTGCTGGCCGACCGGAGCGGGGCGATCGGCTACCTGCTCAAGGACCGGGTCTCCGACGTCGGCCAGTTCGTCGACGCGGTGCGGCGGGTGGCGGCCGGCGGCACCGTGATGGATCCGGAGGTGATCGCGGAGCTGCTGACCAACCGCTCCGGCAAGGAACCGCTGCACGCGCTCACCGCCCGGGAGCGCGAGGTGCTCGGCCTGATGGCGGAGGGCCGGTCGAACGCGGCGATCGCGGGCCGGCTCTTCGTCACCGAGAAGGCGGTCAGCAAGCACATAAACAACATCTTCAGCAAACTCGGCATTGCGCCGTCGGAGGACGACAACCGGCGGGTACTGGCCGTGCTGGCATACCTGAACGCCTGA
- a CDS encoding sensor histidine kinase has translation MDSATADRPPPWRRLPPWLGRRLGRAGQALLLAVLSVTANIVLLVLSVLSLGFTVLGVGVFAFPVVTAAVRGVADLNRRFAGRWTGREVASPYRPKPARMTIWRRYRWTVTDPATWRDLLWLLLSVPVGLVLGLLPACLLAYGLEGLLGVPVLLWALDVWYGYGLLWPVDSFGKALLVAPQAAVFLALGGVAGDLVHRLHAEFVRALLSPTSKAALRQRVRQLTETRAGTVDAQAAELRRIERDLHDGAQARLVALSMSIGLAEELMSRDPAAARPLMAEARQASGQALGELRDLVRGMHPPVLAERGLAGGVRALALKLPLPVEVDVDLPGRPPAPVESAVYFTAAELLTNVARHSAARSGWLRLRHGDGRLLMVVGDDGVGGADPAGGTGLRGIERRLAAFDGTICVASPPGGPTTVTMELPCELSSPRTSPCSGTA, from the coding sequence ATGGACTCCGCGACCGCCGACCGGCCACCGCCGTGGCGCCGGCTACCACCGTGGCTGGGGCGCCGGCTCGGCCGGGCCGGCCAGGCGCTGCTGTTGGCTGTGCTCTCCGTGACCGCCAACATCGTCCTGCTGGTGCTCTCGGTGCTCTCCCTCGGCTTCACCGTGCTGGGTGTGGGAGTGTTCGCCTTTCCGGTGGTGACCGCCGCGGTGCGCGGGGTCGCCGACCTCAACCGCCGGTTCGCCGGCCGCTGGACCGGCCGGGAGGTCGCCAGCCCGTACCGGCCGAAGCCGGCGCGGATGACAATCTGGCGCCGGTACCGGTGGACGGTGACCGACCCGGCCACCTGGCGGGACCTGCTCTGGCTGCTGCTGTCCGTCCCGGTCGGGCTGGTGCTCGGCCTGCTGCCGGCCTGCCTGCTGGCCTACGGCCTGGAGGGGCTGCTCGGGGTGCCGGTGCTGCTCTGGGCGCTGGACGTCTGGTACGGCTACGGCCTGCTCTGGCCGGTCGACAGTTTCGGCAAGGCCCTGCTGGTGGCGCCGCAGGCGGCCGTCTTCCTGGCCCTCGGCGGCGTGGCCGGCGACCTGGTCCACCGGCTGCACGCCGAATTCGTCCGGGCCCTGCTGTCGCCGACCTCGAAGGCGGCGCTGCGCCAGCGGGTACGCCAGCTCACCGAGACCCGGGCGGGGACCGTCGACGCGCAGGCCGCCGAGCTGCGCCGGATCGAGCGGGACCTGCACGACGGGGCCCAGGCCCGGCTGGTGGCGCTGAGCATGAGCATCGGGCTGGCCGAGGAGCTGATGAGCCGGGATCCGGCGGCAGCGCGACCGTTGATGGCCGAGGCCCGCCAGGCCAGCGGGCAGGCCCTCGGTGAGCTGCGGGACCTGGTCCGGGGCATGCATCCGCCGGTACTCGCCGAACGCGGGCTGGCCGGCGGGGTCCGGGCGCTCGCCCTGAAGCTGCCGCTGCCGGTCGAGGTCGACGTCGACCTGCCGGGCCGGCCACCGGCGCCGGTGGAGTCGGCGGTCTACTTCACCGCGGCCGAGCTGCTGACGAACGTCGCCAGGCACAGTGCGGCGCGGAGTGGCTGGCTGCGGCTGCGGCACGGCGACGGCCGGCTGCTGATGGTGGTCGGCGACGACGGTGTCGGCGGTGCCGACCCGGCCGGCGGGACCGGACTGCGGGGCATCGAACGACGGCTCGCCGCCTTCGATGGCACGATATGCGTGGCCAGCCCGCCCGGCGGGCCCACGACCGTGACCATGGAGCTGCCGTGCGAGTTGTCATCGCCGAGGACCTCGCCCTGCTCAGGGACGGCCTGA
- a CDS encoding TrmH family RNA methyltransferase, translated as MRVTTRNASFQQWSALLTNRGKRQRAGEFLVQGVRPISLAVRQGWPVHALLHPDGVPLSRWATELLDQTTGTRVAVSPDLLRELGGKEEDQPELVAVLELPADRLERIPTGPDALVVVLDRPTAPGNIGTLVRSADAFGAAGVVVVGHAADPYDPRAVRASTGSLFAVPVVRTGSHRDVLDWLGSLRGGGLPVQLLGTDEAGEVEIAEHDLTGPTVLLVGNETHGLSAAWRQSCDRMLRIPITGSASSLNAAAAGTVALYEAARQRRSRPAPPGASVRP; from the coding sequence CTGCGGGTCACCACCCGGAACGCCAGCTTCCAGCAGTGGTCGGCGCTGTTGACCAATCGCGGCAAGCGGCAGCGGGCCGGCGAGTTCCTGGTGCAGGGCGTCCGGCCGATCAGCCTGGCGGTGCGGCAGGGCTGGCCGGTGCACGCGCTGCTGCACCCGGACGGCGTACCGCTGTCCCGGTGGGCCACCGAACTGCTCGACCAGACCACCGGCACCCGGGTGGCGGTCTCCCCCGACCTGTTGCGGGAACTCGGCGGCAAGGAGGAGGACCAGCCGGAGCTGGTCGCCGTGCTGGAGCTGCCGGCGGACCGGCTGGAGCGGATCCCGACCGGGCCGGACGCGCTGGTGGTGGTCCTCGACCGGCCGACCGCACCGGGCAACATCGGCACCCTGGTCCGCTCCGCCGACGCTTTCGGCGCCGCCGGGGTGGTGGTGGTCGGGCACGCCGCCGACCCGTACGACCCGAGGGCGGTCCGGGCCAGCACCGGATCGCTGTTCGCGGTACCGGTGGTCCGCACCGGATCGCACCGCGACGTGCTGGACTGGCTCGGGAGCCTGCGCGGGGGCGGACTGCCGGTGCAGCTGCTCGGCACCGACGAGGCCGGCGAGGTGGAAATCGCCGAGCACGACCTCACCGGGCCCACGGTGCTGCTGGTCGGCAACGAGACGCACGGGCTCAGCGCCGCGTGGCGGCAGTCCTGCGATCGGATGCTGCGGATCCCGATCACCGGTTCGGCGAGTTCGCTGAACGCCGCCGCCGCCGGCACCGTCGCGCTCTACGAGGCGGCCCGGCAGCGGCGGAGCCGGCCGGCACCGCCCGGTGCCTCCGTGCGCCCGTGA
- a CDS encoding arabinofuranosyltransferase, producing the protein MERALDDPAAGDSGQPVTTLADRDHRNIGPDGPDARRERPQDDSAGPDGSDARRERPDGSAGPDHDPDAVRGGTPSDAAHDRGGRSGSRLHRGLVALRPLLFAAAVAVVVLAIQALGIAAGYSPFSGRVQYGMRAAPIVVAALAAAAVWWARRRGRSWDADLIPALFGGLGALTVLTGLHGTPFDLYALDGDQLFRTAAVTRFADSWWGGDYTYRDLPAYYAPTYFWLLGRVADLAGTAPWHMLKYGTVAVSFLTPIVSYLLWRRVVPPRVAALVSAVPLIVPGLAETYAWIVLVAFVPWWLQVGHDLTRPGLRRWSPLVLGAIGAVLFTVYYYFFFVIPIVLLLQIAWARRQGRVDWREIGRPLGILGISALGSSPYWAPLAWNFLTGPHFESLNNRWITLNSGKLALPMLEPSVLGALCLLGLVFLVLTAREALSRALLTLLVAVYAWHVLGFLFLVAGTPLMSFRMRELVPVVLLAGAALGLVRVARLAARRFSAEHVRRLAATVAVLLAVFAGDRFVNVVLAEIDNAHNRTLPNGQLPPFHSPDAKAWGSPPAELSAIIDARYRGEGRPVVLTGHSDLMALHPYYGFVQWNANYSHPTGQFRNRIEFLTELSRAATPAEFAGRLRDNPYDRIDVLVLHRDADRLVFKFRDDAFPFGTTRREISFPSRLVGPEHFEVSTVDDTLVAVLRR; encoded by the coding sequence GTGGAACGCGCCCTCGACGACCCGGCCGCCGGCGACTCCGGCCAGCCGGTGACGACCCTCGCCGACCGAGACCATCGGAACATTGGGCCGGACGGTCCCGACGCCCGGCGTGAACGGCCCCAGGACGACAGCGCCGGGCCGGACGGTTCCGACGCCCGGCGTGAACGGCCCGACGGCAGCGCCGGGCCGGACCACGACCCCGACGCGGTGCGCGGCGGCACGCCGTCCGACGCCGCCCACGACCGGGGCGGCCGGTCCGGGTCGCGGCTCCACCGTGGCCTCGTGGCGCTCCGGCCGCTGCTCTTCGCCGCCGCCGTGGCGGTCGTCGTGCTGGCGATCCAGGCGCTGGGGATAGCCGCCGGGTACAGCCCGTTCTCCGGGCGGGTCCAGTACGGGATGCGGGCCGCCCCGATCGTGGTGGCCGCACTGGCGGCGGCAGCCGTCTGGTGGGCCAGGCGGCGCGGGCGGTCCTGGGACGCCGACCTGATCCCGGCACTGTTCGGCGGGCTCGGCGCGCTGACCGTCCTCACCGGCCTGCACGGCACCCCGTTCGACCTGTACGCCCTGGACGGGGACCAGTTGTTCCGGACCGCCGCGGTGACCCGGTTCGCCGACTCCTGGTGGGGCGGCGACTACACCTACCGCGACCTGCCGGCCTACTACGCGCCGACCTACTTCTGGCTGCTGGGTCGGGTCGCCGACCTCGCCGGGACGGCACCGTGGCACATGCTCAAGTACGGCACGGTCGCGGTGAGCTTCCTCACGCCGATCGTGTCGTACCTGCTGTGGCGCCGGGTGGTGCCGCCCCGGGTCGCCGCACTGGTCTCCGCCGTACCGCTGATCGTCCCCGGGCTCGCCGAGACGTACGCCTGGATCGTCCTGGTCGCCTTCGTGCCGTGGTGGCTCCAGGTGGGGCACGACCTGACCCGGCCCGGCCTGCGGCGGTGGTCCCCGCTGGTGCTGGGCGCGATCGGCGCGGTGCTGTTCACCGTCTACTACTACTTCTTCTTCGTCATCCCGATCGTCCTGCTCCTCCAGATCGCCTGGGCCCGCCGACAGGGCCGGGTCGACTGGCGGGAGATCGGCCGGCCGCTCGGCATCCTCGGTATCTCCGCCCTCGGCTCGTCGCCGTACTGGGCACCGCTGGCCTGGAACTTCCTCACCGGGCCACACTTCGAATCGCTGAACAACCGGTGGATCACCCTCAACTCCGGCAAGCTCGCCCTGCCGATGCTCGAACCGTCGGTGCTCGGCGCGCTCTGCCTGCTCGGCCTGGTCTTCCTGGTGCTGACCGCCCGGGAGGCGCTGTCCCGGGCCCTGCTGACCCTGCTCGTCGCGGTGTACGCCTGGCACGTGCTGGGCTTCCTCTTCCTGGTCGCCGGCACGCCGCTGATGTCGTTCCGGATGCGCGAACTGGTGCCGGTCGTACTGCTCGCCGGGGCGGCGCTCGGACTGGTCCGGGTGGCCCGGCTCGCGGCCCGCAGGTTCTCCGCCGAACACGTCCGGCGGCTCGCCGCGACCGTCGCGGTGCTGCTCGCCGTCTTCGCCGGTGACCGGTTCGTCAACGTGGTGCTGGCGGAGATCGACAACGCGCACAACCGGACCCTGCCGAACGGCCAACTGCCGCCCTTCCACTCCCCCGACGCGAAGGCGTGGGGGTCACCCCCGGCCGAGCTGAGCGCGATCATCGACGCCCGGTACCGGGGCGAGGGGCGGCCGGTCGTACTGACCGGGCACTCCGACCTGATGGCGCTCCACCCGTACTACGGATTCGTGCAGTGGAACGCCAACTACAGCCATCCGACCGGCCAGTTCAGGAACCGGATCGAGTTCCTGACGGAGTTGTCCCGGGCAGCGACCCCGGCCGAGTTCGCCGGCCGGCTCCGGGACAACCCGTACGACCGGATCGACGTACTGGTGCTGCACCGCGACGCCGACCGGCTCGTCTTCAAGTTCCGGGACGACGCCTTCCCGTTCGGCACCACCAGGCGGGAGATCAGCTTCCCGAGCAGGCTGGTCGGGCCGGAGCACTTCGAGGTGTCGACGGTCGACGACACGCTCGTGGCGGTGCTGCGCCGGTAG
- a CDS encoding DUF1992 domain-containing protein encodes MPSGHESRVERQIREAQERGEFDNLPGAGSPLPGHGGTYDENWWIRDWVRRENLTGVGPASLMIRKEAEQMPERLDRESSEAAVRDVVTALNERIVLARRGLVDGPPVLLPVFDVERVVETWRRRRNA; translated from the coding sequence ATGCCGAGCGGACACGAGTCCCGGGTCGAGCGGCAGATCCGCGAGGCCCAGGAGCGGGGCGAGTTCGACAACCTCCCCGGAGCCGGCAGCCCGCTACCCGGACACGGCGGCACGTACGACGAGAACTGGTGGATCCGGGACTGGGTACGCCGGGAGAACCTGACCGGCGTCGGACCTGCCTCGCTGATGATCCGCAAGGAGGCGGAACAAATGCCGGAGCGGCTGGACCGGGAGTCGTCGGAGGCAGCCGTCCGGGACGTGGTGACCGCGCTCAACGAACGGATCGTGCTGGCCCGACGCGGCCTCGTCGACGGGCCGCCGGTGCTGCTGCCGGTCTTCGACGTCGAGCGGGTCGTCGAGACCTGGCGCCGGCGGCGGAACGCCTGA
- a CDS encoding metallophosphoesterase encodes MSASETASAVPVAPARRLLRPLLFGLTLTAVLALLFGVPWWTLLAAGAHWPTPVFAGGTTLFAMALATFPVLMYLGHGRGRDWAARTGDTLLGVVWVLFAWALLGNVLRAGLAVGGVADPARSRITAAVVAVVSVVLLVWGYVEAMRLPRVRRVEVPIGRLGPGLDGLRIALLTDTHYGPIDRAGWSARVVAAVNDLDADIVCHTGDIADGTVGQRRAQAAPLGEVRARLARAYVTGNHEYFAEAQGWLDHMRELGWEPLHNRHLVVERNGSRLVLAGVDDATAGASGRPGHRPDHAAALAGADPELPVVLLAHQPKQVGAAVAHGVDLQLSGHTHGGQIWPFNFLVRLDQPTVRGLTRHGERTRLYTSAGTGFWGPPFRVFAPSEITLLTLRRG; translated from the coding sequence GTGTCAGCCAGCGAAACCGCTTCCGCGGTACCGGTCGCGCCCGCCCGGCGGCTGCTGCGACCACTGCTTTTCGGCCTGACCCTGACCGCCGTGCTGGCGCTGCTCTTCGGCGTACCCTGGTGGACCCTGCTCGCTGCGGGCGCGCACTGGCCCACCCCGGTCTTCGCCGGTGGCACGACCCTGTTCGCGATGGCCCTCGCCACGTTCCCGGTGTTGATGTACCTCGGGCACGGCCGGGGCCGGGACTGGGCGGCCCGGACCGGCGACACGCTGTTGGGCGTGGTCTGGGTGCTCTTCGCCTGGGCGCTGCTCGGCAACGTCCTGCGGGCCGGGCTGGCGGTCGGCGGCGTCGCCGATCCGGCCCGCTCGCGGATCACCGCCGCCGTGGTCGCGGTCGTCTCGGTGGTCCTGCTGGTCTGGGGGTACGTCGAGGCGATGCGGCTGCCCCGGGTCCGCCGGGTCGAGGTGCCGATCGGTCGGCTCGGTCCCGGGCTGGACGGCCTGCGGATCGCCCTGCTCACCGACACCCACTACGGGCCGATCGACCGGGCCGGGTGGTCGGCCCGGGTCGTGGCGGCGGTCAACGACCTCGACGCCGACATCGTCTGCCACACCGGTGACATCGCCGACGGCACCGTCGGGCAACGGCGTGCCCAGGCGGCGCCGCTGGGCGAGGTGCGGGCCCGGCTCGCCCGGGCGTACGTGACCGGCAACCACGAGTACTTCGCCGAGGCGCAGGGCTGGCTCGACCACATGCGTGAACTCGGCTGGGAGCCGTTGCACAACCGGCATCTGGTGGTCGAGCGGAACGGGTCCCGCCTGGTACTCGCCGGGGTCGACGACGCGACCGCCGGGGCGTCCGGCCGTCCCGGGCACCGCCCCGACCACGCCGCCGCGCTGGCCGGTGCCGACCCGGAGCTGCCGGTGGTGCTCCTGGCGCACCAGCCGAAGCAGGTCGGTGCGGCGGTCGCGCACGGCGTCGACCTGCAACTGTCCGGGCACACCCACGGCGGGCAGATTTGGCCGTTCAACTTCCTGGTCCGGCTCGACCAGCCGACGGTGCGGGGGTTGACCCGGCACGGCGAGCGGACCCGGCTCTACACGAGTGCCGGCACCGGCTTCTGGGGGCCGCCGTTCCGGGTTTTCGCGCCGAGCGAGATCACCCTGCTGACCCTGCGTCGCGGGTAG
- a CDS encoding GntR family transcriptional regulator — protein MTWLAKLQDDRSLITRASTAQRVAEILRARITEGALLPGTRLSEEMIGAALGVSRNTLRESFRLLMHERLVVHELNRGVFVRVLDVQDVIDIYRVRRVLECAAVGNARHSSGEALDALEAALVEGEQAAAEQRWFDVGTANMQFHQAIAGLAGSPRIEEIMRQALAEIRLAFHVMAAPQTFHQPYLVRHRELLALIRGGEVERAHAVLDDYLRTAERQLVEAYAERVPEGVPAPR, from the coding sequence GTGACGTGGCTGGCGAAGCTCCAGGACGACCGCTCGTTGATCACCCGGGCGAGTACCGCGCAACGGGTGGCGGAGATCCTGCGGGCACGGATCACCGAGGGAGCGCTGCTGCCCGGCACCCGGCTCTCCGAGGAGATGATCGGGGCGGCGCTCGGCGTCTCCCGCAACACGCTGCGGGAGTCGTTCCGGCTGCTGATGCACGAGCGGCTCGTCGTGCACGAACTCAACCGGGGCGTCTTTGTCCGGGTGCTCGACGTGCAGGACGTGATCGACATCTACCGGGTACGCCGGGTGCTGGAGTGCGCGGCCGTCGGCAACGCCCGACACAGTTCCGGCGAGGCGCTGGACGCGCTCGAGGCCGCCCTGGTCGAGGGCGAGCAGGCGGCGGCGGAGCAGCGGTGGTTCGACGTCGGCACCGCCAACATGCAGTTCCACCAGGCCATCGCCGGGCTGGCCGGCAGCCCCCGGATCGAGGAGATCATGCGGCAGGCGCTGGCCGAGATCCGCCTGGCGTTCCACGTGATGGCCGCACCGCAGACCTTCCATCAGCCCTACCTGGTGCGGCACCGGGAGCTGCTGGCACTGATCCGGGGCGGCGAGGTGGAACGGGCGCACGCGGTGCTCGACGACTACCTGCGGACCGCCGAGCGGCAACTGGTCGAGGCGTACGCCGAGCGGGTGCCGGAGGGCGTGCCCGCGCCCCGCTGA